From Streptomyces sp. CMB-StM0423, a single genomic window includes:
- a CDS encoding GtrA family protein, with amino-acid sequence MAEFAVVGGIGVLVNLAVFNLVRNSTELPVVRCSMISTAVAIIFNYIGFRYFTYRDRDKTRPPREFTLFLVFSAAGLVIENGLLYVATYGFDWDTPLQSNIFKFLGIGVASLFRFWSYRSWVFRAVPAARAAAAPADAGEAGDIPAAAEARIPGSRRKPRETKEPEEEPGEPEAQEEAVGARR; translated from the coding sequence CGTCCTGGTCAACCTGGCGGTCTTCAACCTCGTGCGGAACTCCACGGAGCTCCCCGTGGTCCGCTGCAGCATGATCTCGACGGCCGTCGCCATCATCTTCAACTACATAGGCTTCCGGTACTTCACCTACCGCGACCGGGACAAGACCCGGCCCCCGCGCGAGTTCACCCTGTTCCTGGTCTTCAGCGCCGCCGGGCTCGTCATCGAGAACGGCCTGCTGTACGTGGCCACGTACGGGTTCGACTGGGACACCCCGCTGCAGAGCAACATCTTCAAGTTCCTGGGCATCGGGGTGGCGTCGCTGTTCCGCTTCTGGTCCTACCGGAGCTGGGTGTTCCGTGCGGTGCCCGCGGCCCGGGCCGCCGCCGCGCCCGCGGATGCCGGGGAAGCCGGCGACATACCCGCGGCCGCCGAGGCACGGATCCCGGGCAGCCGGCGGAAGCCGCGCGAGACCAAGGAGCCGGAGGAGGAGCCGGGGGAACCCGAGGCGCAGGAAGAGGCGGTCGGAGCGCGGCGGTAG